Genomic window (Dictyoglomus thermophilum H-6-12):
TATTATAATAGTTGTTCTAACTTTATTGAACGCTGTGTTAGCAGATGAAGTTATAATTGCAAATCAAACTTGTATTTCCAAACCACCAGTAGAAATTGTAGTAGAGACATCCTCCAAATAAGCTGAGGGGGGAGGGGGGCCCGTTAAGGGTTTCCCTCCTTTTTTTATTTTTATGAAAATTTTCATCATGCAAAAATTTAAAAATCTGAGTAAAATAAAAATAAATGAAGAAATTATTTTCAATAATTTTAATAATAATTATAATTACCTCTCTATCCTTAGGTGAAGAGAATAATACCCTTATCTTAGCCGGAGATTTTAATTTACCACCTATAGAGTATTTGGATTCACAAGGCGTTCCTAAGGGTTTTGCAGTAGATATTGTTAATGAACTTTCCAAAAAAATAAACAAAAAAATAGAAGTAAAACTTGTACCCTGGAATGATGCAGTAGAGCTCTTAAATACAGGTAGAGTAGATGGCATAGAGTTTATGAGAGTTACCGAGGAAAGAAAAAAGAGATACGACTTTATAACCTATTTAGAAAGTTTTAGTGTGATTGTTGTACCTGTTAACTCTACCATACATAACTTTATGGACTTGAAGGAAAGAAAAGTAGGAGTATTTAATCTTGATGTAGCTCAACTCTTCCTTAGAGATATTACTCAAACCATTTCTTACAAATCTTCCTACGAGGTACTTTTAGGAGTACTAAGAGGAGAGGCAGATGCTGGAGTTATCAATTATTATACAGCTAAATGGCTTATTACCCAGAATAATTGGAACGATAAATTGAAAATTCTTCCTGACAAATTATTTACAAACTACGCTGGAATTGCCCTTCCTAAAGGAAGCCCTTACTTTTTAATCCTTAAAAAAGGAATAGATGAAATAATAAAATCCCCCCAATATATATATCTTTTACAAAAATGGTTTGGTGAAGAAGTACTCTTAAGGCTTGAAATAAAAAAGAAAGAAAGCCAAACCCAATGGCTTTTAACTCTCCTTTCAATACTACTTTTTATATCTCTTGTAATTTTCCTTAGCAGAAGGTACTTAAAAAAAGAAGTAGAGAGACAAACTTTTGAGATAAGGAAACTTCTTGAAGAAAACAAGAAAAAATATGAAGAGTTGAGAATAGGATATAACTTTTTAAAGGAAATCTCTACAAAAAATATACAAGAATTGGAAAAAACCTTCTATGAGGAATTAAATAGACTTTTTCCTGAAAATAACATAAGACTATTAAAAAGAATAAACAGTGAATTTATAAATCTATATCCAAAACAAGATCAGCTAAAAATAAAAATGGAAGATTTAGAGATAGACAAATCCCAAAAAGTATATATAGACATAGAAAACAAAATTCAATATGTAATCTGTTATGAAAAAGAAATACCTGAGGGACTATTTGATCTTCTTATAGAGGAATTCAAACATGTTATTGAAAAAACAACCCTAATAGAAAAATTAGAAAAAGAAAAGGAAGTTTCAGAGCTTATTGATCTTTTTTCAGAAAAAACAGAAAAAGTAACCCCACTTGGGAGCATCCTGAAAAGAGTTCTAAATATATTAGATGCGGATGCAGGTTCCATAATGGGATATGATGAGGATGATAATGTACTAAGGATTGTTGCAAGTTTTGGTCTCCCCCAAGAAGTAGTAGAAAATACTGTATTAAGAATGGGGGAGGGTATAGCTGGTTGGGTGGCTCAACATAGAGAACCTTTAATCTTAGAAGATGTTTATAAGGACAAAAGATTTGTTATAATTGAACCTCGTTTTAATATAAAATCTTCTATATGTTATCCCTTAATTTATAACAACAAATTAGTAGGAGTTTTAAACATAAATAGCTTAAAAGATTTTAAAAAATTCGATAAAAATGATTTAGCAATGGTAGAAAAAATAGCTTCTGTTATTGCCTACTTACTTTACAAAGAGGAATTAGAACAGAGAATACATAGATTAAACAAAGAATCATTAATTGTACTTGTAGAGATGATTGATGCAAGAGACCCCTATACAGGAGGACACTCAAGAGAAGTAAGAAACATAGCAGTAGACTTTGGTAAATATATAGGTCTAAAAGAGGAAGAGTTAAAAATCTTAGAATATGCGGGATATCTACATGATATTGGAAAAATAAAAGTTCCTGATTATATTTTAAAAAAGCCAGGAAAACTCTCGGATGAAGAGTTTATGATAATGAAAATGCATCCCGTATGGGGTGAAGAAATACTTAAGAATGTCTCTGCTTTTAGAGAAATTGGAAAATTAATAAGATACCATCATGAAAGATGGGATGGAAGAGGATATCCTGATGGACTCTCTGGAGAAGAAATACCTTTTTATTCAAGAATTCTTACCCTTGCAGACAGTTTTCAAGCAATGACCGCATATAGACCGTACAAAAAGAGATTAGCTATCGAAGAGGCAATTGAAGAAATAAAAAAATGTAAAGGCTCCCAATTTGATCCAAACCTTTCGGATTACTTTATAGAGATGATTATAAAAAGTAAAGTAAAAATTACTTAGTTCTTTCCTTTACCCAACTCTCAATTAGCTTTTCTAAGGCTCTTTCTTCATAATCCTCATATTCATAAAATACCCTTATAACTTTTTTTCTAATCTCAATCACCCTTCTCAAATCAACAGGAGTACCAATTATCACATACTCACAATCAGATCTATCAATAGTCTCCTCAAGCTCCCTAAGTTGCTCTTTATTATAACCAAGAGCAGGAAGCACCTCCTTTAGATGCGAATACTTCTCATAAGCCTCCTTAATGCTACCCACAGCATATTCCCTTGGATCCACTATTATTGCTCCTCTCTCTTTTGCAAAGAGATAACCTGCTCCAAAGGGCATCTCTCCATGAGTGACGGTAGGCCCATCTTCCACCACAAGTACTCTCTTGTTTTTTATGTCTTCTTCTTTTTCTGCCTTAATAGGTGATTTAGCATATACTATTTTACATTTCTTATTTTTCTTCCTTATATTCTCCACCACTTCTTCAATCTTCTCCTTTGGAGCAGTATCAACCTTATTCACCACAACAATATCTGCAAGGATTAAATTGACCTCTCCAGGATAATAGGAGATTTCATGCCCAGCTCTGTAAGGATCTACAACAGTAATATAAAGATTAGGCTTATAAAAAGGAAAATCATTATTGCCTCCATCCCATACAATCACATCAGCCTCTTTTTCAGCTTCCTTTAATATCTCTTCATAATCCACACCTGCATAAACCACCGCCCCTTGCCTTAAATGAGGCTCATATTCCTCTCTCTCCTCAATGGTACATTCATAAGTATCAAGATCTTCCATCTTCTCAAATCTTTGAATCTTCTGTCTTAAAAGATCTCCATAGGGCATAGGATGTCTAACAACCACCGTTTTAAGACCCATTCCTCTCAATAATCTCACCACATACCTTGTGGTTTGACTCTTTCCAGAACCTGTCCTCACTGCACATATGGCAATCACAGGTTTCGTACTTTCAAGCATAGTCTCTATACCTAATAATTTGAAGTCAGCTCCTAAAGAAAGTATCATACTTGCTTTCTGCATCACATAATTATAGGAAACATCACTATAGGAAAAGATTACTTCATCCACTTTGTATTCTTCAATTAATTCTGAAAGCCTATCTTCAGAAAATATAGGTATTCCATTAGGATAAAGGTCTCCCGCAAGTTCTTTAGGATAAACCCTATTCTCAATACCAGGAATTTGAGTAGCAGTAAAAGCAACCACCTCATAGTTAGGGTTATGCTTAAATAATACATTGAAATTATGAAAATCCCTACCTCCAGCCCCCATAATAATTACTCTTTTTCTCATAGATCTACCTCCTTGTAGATCTTTTTCACAAAAGGAGAAGTAAAAGCCTGCAGTAGAGCAGAATAATTCAAAGAAAAGCTTATGCTATCCCCCACTTTCAAATCATCTCTCTCAGAAATATCTACAACAGTATAATCTGAAGTAGCCCCTAAGACTTCCACCCCTAAAATTTCTGGTTTTATGCCCTCAGGATCTATATCTTGTCTTCCAAAATTAAGAATAGCTCTTTTTCTTACACCCCTTGCCTTAAAGGATGGTTTATGCCCAAAGGCATCCTCCCCAATAACTCCCCAGGGGACAGAAGGCTTCTCTTTTACCTCCAAAATCTCTCCTATAAACCTAAAAGTATCAGTTCTTGCTCCAGGAATAACTTTTCTATATGCTGTTTCTCTCCCTAACATAATTCCTTCGCCAATTCTTAAATGATTTACTCCCAAAGGTATCTTCCCCTTAAAAAGGAGAGGAATAGTGCTAGAATTTCCTCCAGAAACAATAGCAAAAGAGATATTAAACTTCCTTTTCAAATCATCAACAATTTCTATAAAATCCATATACTTTTCTTCGGTAGGAATAACACCTCCAAAACAAGTAAAGTTAGTTCCGACCCCAAAAAGTTCAAGATTCTTCATTTTCAAAACTTCCCTAACAACAAAATAAAGTTCTTCTCTATTCCATATACCCTCTCTTATATCTCCCATCTCTACCATAATTACTACTCTATGCTTCTTTTTAAGTTTTTCGCCAGCCTCATTCAAAGCCCTAAGAGTTGATAACTCTGAGTTTAGAGAAATATCTGCATACTTTATTTCCTCCTCTACCTGAGAAAGACAAGGAAGTCTTATAAGGGTAAAATTAGTATTTAAATTACTTTCCTTCATTCTCTTTATACTCTCAATTCTTGAATCAGAGATTCCAAATACTCCAGCCTCAACAAGAACCTCTGCAATCTTTGGATCTCCAAGAGATACCTTCGTGACCCCATCAATTAAAATTCCATAATCTCTCCCTTTTTCTACTATTATCTTTGCATTATGATAGATTGCAGGAAGATTTATCTCTAAATAAGGAGAACATATATTATCCATAAATTACCTCCAATTAAGAATCCATGCCCCTAATATCATAACTAAAACCCCAATAGTCCTCTCTTTTATACTCTCCCTAAAAATACTCTTGGCAAGAATTAACGTTATTATCATACTCAACATGGAAAGAGGCTCCGCAATACTAACATCTATACTCCTAAAGGCAATAAGAAGAAATAAATAAGAATAAGCATTAATAGCTCCAGCAATAATGACAAGAAAGGTTTTCTCCCTTAAAATCCTAATAACCTCTTTTAACTCCTTCCTAAAAAGAATATAAAAAAATTGATAAATACTTATAACAAGGTAAAGGAAAAAACAATAAAATAAAGGATCAACCTTCCCCACTACAAAACCATCAATGGTTCTTCCTATAGCTATAAGGAAAGAACTTCCCAGCATATAAAGAGTCTCTTTTCTCTCAAAAAGTGCTTTAAGAGATCTAAGTAGATTTTCTTGTTTATTAAGAAAAGAAGCTCCATAAACTAAAAGGAAAAGTCCCAAAACCTTTTGAAAAGTAAAAGGCTCACCAAGAAATAATGTTGTTAAAATAAGAAGAAAGAAAACATTAAAATTATAAAGAGGACCTACTAAAGATGCTTCTCCTATAGATAATGATTTAACATAGAGTACAAAGGATATGGAATAAATAAATCCACTTAAGATTCCAAATTTCAGCCTTGCAAAGTCTATAGAAATATTTTTGTTAAAAGCAAAGGGAAGGAGAAATAAAGTAGCTATAAAGAAAAAGAGAAAGGATGTAGCTATGCTATCGCTCTTATCTCCTACCTTTTTTACCACAATCTTTTCGTACCCAAGAAGTATAATTCTACCAAGCAAAAATAAATAAGCTATAATCATAGAAATTATTTTATCACAAAAAATTGTATAATTTAGGTATGAAAAAGATAATTTTGTTAATTTTTATACTAATATTCTTAACTTCTATATCCTATCCCCAGGAACCAAGCTTTAATATTTCCTTAGGAATAAACTCAGAATGGAAATTAGAAAGATTTTCACCTCTTTTCATAGAAATCTACAACCCTGGAAATCGCCTAACTTTAAAGATAGAAGTCATATATAATCAAGGACTTAGATATGCAGGATACTGTGAAACTATATATCAAGAAAATGTTGAGATTCCTCCTCTTGCAACAAAAAAAATTGAATTTCTAATTCCTCCCATAGATTTCAGATATCCTCTAAGAGTAAGAATATGGCATAACAATAAGTTACTAAGGGAGGAAAAAATTGAAATATCCTTTGAAAAAATAGTTCTTCCTCTCATTCTCATTCTTGGGAAAAACATCCCTCAACTACCCATTTCCCAAAAAGCAAGGATCTTAAGAATATATGATGAAAGACTTCTTCCCTTAAACTACAAAGCCTATGATACCTACGATCTGGTATTAATTGACAAAGACTTTTGGAAAACGCTACCACAAAATTTAAAAAATTCTATAACCATGTATAAAATTCTCACAGGAAGAGTATATTTTATGGACGAAATCAAAAAAATCTCCTTAGAATTATTAAAAATACCACCTGTAAGCATAACTATTCCCCACAATACAATTCTTTACAATCCTGACATTAGCCTTCTTCAAGGACAAAAATTCCTATACCCCGATAGATTTACTATTGTAATAGCATTATTTGTCTATTTCCTATTCCTGTTTGTATGGAAAAGATACCTCCTAAGAAAAAGATTCTCCTTTATTATTTTCTCTATATTTATTCTTCTCTCCTCTGTTTTTGGATTTCAAATAAAAAATTACTTTGAAAAAGACGCCCTCGCAATTTCTGAAAAATCTATTATATATCTTGATCCAGAAACCTTTGTTGCAGAAAACTACTTTAACCTATCCATCTTCTCTCCCTTTAAAAGAAACCTTTCCTTTAATTACTCTCCCAATATTTTTCTCCTTTACAATGCCTACTATCAACCCCAAAAAGGGAAAATATCCCTCATCATCGATCGAAAAGAAAATAATGGCAAGATCACCATCGAGAGAAACAGAGTTTATTTTTTGGAAGGGCTTTCTTTTCACTTTTTACCTATAAATATAGAATTTAGAGAACTTTCCGACCGATTTATTCTTAATATTGAAAATGATGCAAACTTTGATCTAAAAGATTTGATATTAAAATCGGGAAATGCAGAAAACTACATAGGAAGTATTATGAGGGGAGAAAGGAAAAGCATAGTAGTATGGAAGAGTGGACTCAAAGAGCCTTCTCTTCTTAACGAAATTCTCAAAAATTATCGCTTTAAAACCCCTTTGATTTCCCAAAAGAAAATTCTTCTTTGGGGAAGAATAAAGGAACCTATAAATCATTTTAACTTTGAATATATAAAAGTGGATATCTACAGAGACAATATCTTAATAATACCCTTGGAGGAGAAAGAATGAGATTTTGGTGGCTAACAGAGTTTAAATTTAAAATCAATGATAGAAAATACATGAAGACAGAATTCACTTATTTTTTTATCCTTCTTCTTTTAACCCTTATTTTATGGCCATCAAAAACCTTAGATGTGAATAAATACTATATACCTGACCTATTCCTTATTTTTTCTCTATCCCATTTTTTCTTCATAACCTATCTTTCGTCTTTAATTTCTTCGGGGAATCTTCTTGCAGAAAAAGAATTTAAAACACTAAGCCTCGTAAGATATTCGGATTTCTCCATTGTAAACATTCTTTTAGGAAGATTTTTATCTACCCTTTTATATATTCTTTATCTTTTCATAATCCTTTTCCCTTTTAATCTTATAATAAGCTTTACAGGAAGTACTAATAAGATCCTTATTCTCTATCTACTGATATTAATAGATTCTATACCTTTAATTGGTCTTGGCCTCTTATGGTCTACCCTTATAAACCCTGCCTTAAACTGGTTTTCTCATTGGATCTCCTATTTAGCCTTTATAATAATTCCCTTTATCTTTCCCTCAACCTTTTTCTTTTTTCCTCTAAACAATATTCTCTGGTTGGTAGGAGCAGAAAATGTTCTCTATGTAAGTGTAAACTTTAATCCATCTAAGCATCTACCTGTAATTATTTTGTTCTATTTACTTATTTTTTTAATATCTATACTAATAGCCCAAAAAAGATTAAAATATTATAGAGGAGAGAAAAACAAATGACATTTTTTCGGTAACATAGAAAGACTTATTAAGAAAGCAAATCTATACTATCTTATTGAGGGCTTATTGGTATCCACTTTTTTTACCTTAAATCTTTTTCTTCTATTAAATCTTTTCTCACTAAGGGTTAGCTTTGCTGTATATTCTATACTTTATATTCTCACTTTTTATCTCTACATACGACTAAAGAAAAAGCCCGACCATTATAAGATAATTTTTAGAGCTGACAGACACTACTCTTTAGAAGAAAGACTAATCACTTTTTGGGAGTACAAAGATTTTAATGATTCTTATGGCCTTATAAATAAATTAAAAGAAGAACTTGAAGAAAAACTTTCTAAAATTGATCTTTCTAAAGCTTATAAATTCAAACCATCAAAACTTTTAAAAGGTTTATTATTATTCTTTGTAATTCTTCTCATATTCAATCTTGTATACTCCTTTCCAAAGGACATATCAAAAGTCATAAACCTTGCTCACGAGAAAAATAAAGAGCAAAATCAAAATCTTCAAAAAATAGTAAATAATAAAGGTAAAATGCTTGAAAATGATCTTCTAAATGAAAAATTACAAAAAGAGAAAGCCTCCGAAGATGAATTCTATAAAGAGAAAATAGGCGATCTTCAAAAGCCTAAATCTTTGGAAGAATTTTTATCCCAATATAATTTTGATAAAAACACTTTAAAAAACGAAAAGATTAAAACTGCCTCTTCTAATAAAACTCAGGAAGAAAAAGAAAACTCTGAAAATAAAAATAAAGAAGAAAAAGGAAAAGAAAATAAAGAAGCTTCCATAGATAGTAGTAATCTTCCTTCGTTGGCGGGCAAAAACCAAGCTTCCTTAGCCCAATCTCCTAAAAGTTCAGGAGCTGAAAGAGAAGGAGAAGAAAACTTGCCCAAAGAAGATTCCAATCTCTCTCAAAATTCACCCCAGGAAAGAATGTTACAGAATCCTATTCCTGGCGAAGGATTACCCGAAAAGACAAAACAAACAGGATCTCTACCTGGTACTGAAGAAAGAGAAACAAAACTTGGAGAAACAGAAAGTCAAAGAAAGGTATTTTCAGGAGAAAAAATATATGTTCCACCCTCTCTTTCGGAAAAAGAAGGTAAAAACTATCTATTTCAAGCCCCTACTTTGGAGGGTAGAAGAAAAACCTCAGGAGGTAATAT
Coding sequences:
- a CDS encoding HD domain-containing phosphohydrolase, with product MKKLFSIILIIIIITSLSLGEENNTLILAGDFNLPPIEYLDSQGVPKGFAVDIVNELSKKINKKIEVKLVPWNDAVELLNTGRVDGIEFMRVTEERKKRYDFITYLESFSVIVVPVNSTIHNFMDLKERKVGVFNLDVAQLFLRDITQTISYKSSYEVLLGVLRGEADAGVINYYTAKWLITQNNWNDKLKILPDKLFTNYAGIALPKGSPYFLILKKGIDEIIKSPQYIYLLQKWFGEEVLLRLEIKKKESQTQWLLTLLSILLFISLVIFLSRRYLKKEVERQTFEIRKLLEENKKKYEELRIGYNFLKEISTKNIQELEKTFYEELNRLFPENNIRLLKRINSEFINLYPKQDQLKIKMEDLEIDKSQKVYIDIENKIQYVICYEKEIPEGLFDLLIEEFKHVIEKTTLIEKLEKEKEVSELIDLFSEKTEKVTPLGSILKRVLNILDADAGSIMGYDEDDNVLRIVASFGLPQEVVENTVLRMGEGIAGWVAQHREPLILEDVYKDKRFVIIEPRFNIKSSICYPLIYNNKLVGVLNINSLKDFKKFDKNDLAMVEKIASVIAYLLYKEELEQRIHRLNKESLIVLVEMIDARDPYTGGHSREVRNIAVDFGKYIGLKEEELKILEYAGYLHDIGKIKVPDYILKKPGKLSDEEFMIMKMHPVWGEEILKNVSAFREIGKLIRYHHERWDGRGYPDGLSGEEIPFYSRILTLADSFQAMTAYRPYKKRLAIEEAIEEIKKCKGSQFDPNLSDYFIEMIIKSKVKIT
- a CDS encoding cyclic 2,3-diphosphoglycerate synthase, whose protein sequence is MRKRVIIMGAGGRDFHNFNVLFKHNPNYEVVAFTATQIPGIENRVYPKELAGDLYPNGIPIFSEDRLSELIEEYKVDEVIFSYSDVSYNYVMQKASMILSLGADFKLLGIETMLESTKPVIAICAVRTGSGKSQTTRYVVRLLRGMGLKTVVVRHPMPYGDLLRQKIQRFEKMEDLDTYECTIEEREEYEPHLRQGAVVYAGVDYEEILKEAEKEADVIVWDGGNNDFPFYKPNLYITVVDPYRAGHEISYYPGEVNLILADIVVVNKVDTAPKEKIEEVVENIRKKNKKCKIVYAKSPIKAEKEEDIKNKRVLVVEDGPTVTHGEMPFGAGYLFAKERGAIIVDPREYAVGSIKEAYEKYSHLKEVLPALGYNKEQLRELEETIDRSDCEYVIIGTPVDLRRVIEIRKKVIRVFYEYEDYEERALEKLIESWVKERTK
- a CDS encoding EamA family transporter; translation: MIIAYLFLLGRIILLGYEKIVVKKVGDKSDSIATSFLFFFIATLFLLPFAFNKNISIDFARLKFGILSGFIYSISFVLYVKSLSIGEASLVGPLYNFNVFFLLILTTLFLGEPFTFQKVLGLFLLVYGASFLNKQENLLRSLKALFERKETLYMLGSSFLIAIGRTIDGFVVGKVDPLFYCFFLYLVISIYQFFYILFRKELKEVIRILREKTFLVIIAGAINAYSYLFLLIAFRSIDVSIAEPLSMLSMIITLILAKSIFRESIKERTIGVLVMILGAWILNWR
- a CDS encoding alanine/ornithine racemase family PLP-dependent enzyme: MDNICSPYLEINLPAIYHNAKIIVEKGRDYGILIDGVTKVSLGDPKIAEVLVEAGVFGISDSRIESIKRMKESNLNTNFTLIRLPCLSQVEEEIKYADISLNSELSTLRALNEAGEKLKKKHRVVIMVEMGDIREGIWNREELYFVVREVLKMKNLELFGVGTNFTCFGGVIPTEEKYMDFIEIVDDLKRKFNISFAIVSGGNSSTIPLLFKGKIPLGVNHLRIGEGIMLGRETAYRKVIPGARTDTFRFIGEILEVKEKPSVPWGVIGEDAFGHKPSFKARGVRKRAILNFGRQDIDPEGIKPEILGVEVLGATSDYTVVDISERDDLKVGDSISFSLNYSALLQAFTSPFVKKIYKEVDL